A portion of the Streptomyces erythrochromogenes genome contains these proteins:
- a CDS encoding phage tail sheath family protein encodes MPTYLTPGVYVEEVQSGARPIEGVGTAVAAFVGFAQSGPFHEPTLVTNWDQYSQHFGGFTEGTYLPHAVYGYFANGGGAAYVVRIGGPAPDASAPAAAGAVPRPRAAEPVELGGFLITARPGITGVSVEIADADGDNPPEDRFKLLVRQGEQIAETYEVSARKNVKGYLVTQARASKLIEVTEQRSATQTRPAGQTVALPDAPGATAAATGQGTVSRLDPAEYVGDAGARTGFAGLETIDEITMVAVPDLMSAYQRGDIDAEGVRTVQLAVISHCEQMGDRVAVLDTPPALSAQQVRTWRNDEAGYDSRYATLYYPWVKVFDPASGRNTTVPPSGHIAGVWARSDAERGVHKAPANEVIRGAVDLELRLSKGEQDLLNPIGVNCVRAFPGRGIRIWGARTLSSDPAWRYLNVRRLFNYLEESILLGTQWVVFEPNDDRLWSSIRRNVTAFLTEEWRRGALFGRTAAEAFYVKCDRDNNPQESIDQGRVVCEIGVSPVKPAEFVVFRLAQFSDSTSLVDE; translated from the coding sequence ATGCCGACGTACCTCACCCCGGGCGTGTACGTGGAGGAGGTGCAGTCCGGTGCTCGCCCGATCGAAGGGGTCGGCACCGCCGTCGCCGCGTTCGTCGGGTTCGCCCAGAGCGGGCCCTTCCACGAACCGACGCTGGTCACCAACTGGGACCAGTACTCCCAGCACTTCGGCGGCTTCACCGAGGGCACCTACCTGCCCCATGCCGTCTACGGCTACTTCGCCAACGGCGGCGGCGCCGCGTACGTCGTCCGCATCGGCGGGCCGGCCCCTGACGCCTCCGCGCCGGCCGCCGCGGGAGCGGTCCCCCGGCCCCGCGCCGCGGAGCCCGTCGAACTCGGCGGCTTCCTGATCACGGCCCGCCCCGGCATCACCGGCGTGTCCGTGGAGATCGCCGACGCCGACGGGGACAACCCGCCGGAGGACCGCTTCAAGCTCCTGGTCCGCCAGGGCGAGCAGATCGCCGAGACGTACGAGGTCTCCGCCCGCAAGAACGTCAAGGGCTACCTCGTCACCCAGGCGCGCGCCTCGAAGCTGATCGAGGTCACCGAGCAGCGGTCCGCCACCCAGACCCGGCCCGCCGGCCAGACCGTGGCCCTGCCCGACGCCCCGGGCGCCACGGCCGCCGCGACCGGCCAGGGCACCGTGTCCCGGCTCGACCCGGCCGAGTACGTCGGCGACGCGGGCGCCCGCACCGGCTTCGCCGGCCTGGAGACCATCGACGAGATCACCATGGTCGCGGTGCCGGACCTGATGAGCGCCTACCAGCGCGGCGACATCGACGCCGAGGGTGTGCGCACCGTACAGCTCGCGGTGATCTCCCACTGCGAGCAGATGGGCGACCGGGTGGCCGTACTGGACACCCCGCCCGCACTGTCCGCGCAGCAGGTCCGCACCTGGCGCAACGACGAGGCGGGCTACGACTCCCGCTACGCCACCCTCTACTACCCGTGGGTCAAGGTCTTCGACCCCGCCTCGGGCCGCAACACGACCGTCCCGCCGAGCGGCCACATCGCCGGCGTGTGGGCGCGCAGCGACGCCGAGCGCGGCGTGCACAAGGCCCCCGCCAACGAGGTCATCCGCGGCGCGGTGGACCTGGAACTGCGCCTGAGCAAGGGCGAGCAGGACCTGCTCAACCCGATCGGCGTGAACTGCGTACGGGCCTTCCCCGGCCGCGGCATCCGGATCTGGGGTGCGCGCACCCTCTCCTCCGACCCGGCCTGGCGCTACCTGAACGTGCGCCGCCTCTTCAACTACCTGGAGGAGTCCATCCTCCTGGGCACCCAGTGGGTGGTCTTCGAGCCGAACGACGACAGGCTCTGGTCCAGCATCCGGCGCAACGTCACCGCGTTCCTGACCGAGGAGTGGCGCCGCGGCGCGCTGTTCGGCCGCACGGCGGCGGAGGCGTTCTACGTGAAGTGCGACCGGGACAACAACCCGCAGGAGTCGATCGACCAGGGCCGCGTGGTCTGTGAGATCGGCGTGTCGCCCGTCAAGCCGGCCGAGTTCGTGGTGTTCCGGCTGGCCCAGTTCTCCGACAGCACCAGCCTCGTCGACGAGTGA
- a CDS encoding phage tail protein has product MAEGDALSTHIFGVQLGGYLVESIQEISGLTVEEEVVEVRQVSAEGKQIIRKQPGARQAGEVTITRGLDKSSEFTKWIKETLNNGAVDTARQNLTIEIKDSTGATIRRIQLMQGWASKWEGPSLKAGESAAATESVTIVFEEIIVE; this is encoded by the coding sequence ATGGCAGAGGGCGATGCTCTTTCCACCCATATCTTCGGCGTGCAGCTCGGCGGCTACCTGGTCGAATCGATCCAGGAGATCAGCGGCCTGACCGTCGAGGAAGAGGTCGTCGAGGTCCGCCAGGTCAGCGCGGAGGGCAAGCAGATCATCCGCAAGCAGCCCGGCGCGCGCCAGGCGGGCGAGGTCACGATCACCCGGGGACTCGACAAGAGCAGCGAGTTCACCAAGTGGATCAAGGAGACGCTGAACAACGGCGCCGTCGACACCGCTCGGCAGAACCTCACGATCGAGATCAAGGACTCCACGGGCGCGACCATCCGCCGCATCCAGCTGATGCAGGGCTGGGCCTCCAAGTGGGAGGGCCCCTCCCTCAAGGCCGGCGAGTCCGCCGCGGCCACCGAGTCCGTGACCATCGTGTTCGAGGAGATCATCGTCGAATGA
- a CDS encoding zinc-ribbon domain-containing protein, producing MRRRTVTAGSLEEILQVTAPAQAPEQAAAPPAAAAPAPREDHGLRTEFEFELPRGYVDEAGTVHRHGSMRLATARDELRPQIDLRVKENPAYLSVVLLSQVITRLGTITDVHAGVVERMYATDVAFLQDFYRRVNSEGHTRAAVTCPHCDGGFEVDLSGGRLGES from the coding sequence ATGAGGCGTCGCACGGTGACCGCGGGCAGCCTGGAGGAGATCCTCCAGGTCACGGCGCCCGCCCAGGCCCCGGAGCAGGCGGCGGCACCCCCGGCCGCCGCCGCTCCGGCCCCCCGTGAGGACCACGGGCTGCGCACGGAGTTCGAGTTCGAGCTCCCGCGCGGCTACGTGGACGAGGCGGGCACGGTGCACCGGCACGGCTCGATGCGCCTGGCCACCGCGCGCGACGAGCTCCGCCCGCAGATCGACCTGCGGGTCAAGGAGAACCCGGCGTACCTGAGCGTGGTGCTGCTGAGCCAGGTGATCACCCGGCTCGGCACCATCACCGACGTGCACGCCGGGGTCGTCGAGCGGATGTACGCGACCGACGTCGCGTTCCTCCAGGACTTCTACCGGCGCGTCAACAGCGAGGGCCACACCCGCGCGGCGGTCACCTGCCCGCACTGCGACGGCGGCTTCGAGGTCGACCTCTCCGGTGGGCGCCTGGGGGAATCGTGA
- a CDS encoding DUF6760 family protein, whose translation MTYALPRLREEIAYIAYHFHWRRDEILDLTHGERQDWVTEIARINTRVNEGG comes from the coding sequence GTGACGTACGCGCTCCCCCGGCTCCGGGAGGAGATCGCGTACATCGCCTACCACTTCCACTGGCGGCGCGACGAGATCCTCGACCTGACCCACGGCGAGCGCCAGGACTGGGTCACCGAGATAGCTCGTATCAACACCCGTGTGAACGAAGGCGGTTGA
- a CDS encoding phage tail protein, which yields MTDNIFATSVFFRLAIGGNDLGAFHTCSGMGAEVEMESYAEGGNNGFTWQLPGRVTWSNITLTRPVTADTAKIGRWLDETLRRVEPKDGEIVALRPDLSRIISWQVFGIVPVRWQGPSFDPANSAAAVETLEIAHQGLLPS from the coding sequence ATGACGGACAACATCTTCGCGACAAGCGTGTTCTTCCGGCTGGCGATCGGCGGCAACGACCTGGGCGCCTTCCACACCTGCTCGGGCATGGGCGCCGAGGTCGAGATGGAGAGCTACGCCGAGGGCGGCAACAACGGCTTCACCTGGCAGCTGCCCGGCCGTGTGACCTGGTCGAACATCACCCTCACCCGGCCCGTCACCGCCGACACGGCGAAGATCGGCCGCTGGCTGGACGAGACGCTGCGCCGGGTCGAGCCGAAGGACGGCGAGATCGTGGCGCTGCGGCCCGACCTGAGCCGGATCATCAGCTGGCAGGTGTTCGGGATCGTCCCGGTGCGCTGGCAGGGGCCGTCCTTCGACCCGGCCAACTCCGCAGCTGCGGTGGAGACGTTGGAGATCGCCCACCAGGGGCTGCTGCCCTCCTGA
- a CDS encoding CIS tube protein — protein sequence MASSARASRARAQLTLKEPPASVGAKPGGTIARLDLQFNPSTLQLGKTTEWRRSPSRMAGQSALPEFVGSGPRTLSLDVFLDATATHDNSVEQAVEKLMKACVPTPASLGRKKPASPWVRFEWGSARTTSFDGVLSNLSVSYTLFDVDGKPLRATCSLSIEEASVDPPGQNPTSGSRTARSTHTVVAGDSLAMLAWREYGDATAWRVIAEANGIDDPMALVPGTEIVVPGTRDQHGEEEQR from the coding sequence ATGGCCTCATCGGCACGCGCCAGCCGCGCCCGGGCCCAGCTCACCCTCAAGGAGCCCCCGGCCTCCGTCGGGGCCAAGCCCGGCGGGACGATCGCCCGGCTCGACCTGCAGTTCAACCCGTCGACCCTGCAACTGGGCAAGACCACCGAGTGGCGGCGCTCCCCGTCCAGGATGGCGGGCCAGTCGGCGCTGCCCGAGTTCGTCGGCAGCGGACCGCGCACCCTGAGCCTGGACGTGTTCCTGGACGCCACCGCCACCCACGACAACTCGGTCGAGCAGGCGGTGGAGAAGCTGATGAAGGCGTGCGTGCCGACCCCGGCCAGCCTCGGCCGCAAGAAGCCGGCGAGCCCCTGGGTGCGCTTCGAGTGGGGCAGCGCGCGGACGACGTCGTTCGACGGGGTCCTGTCGAACCTGTCGGTGTCGTACACGCTCTTCGACGTGGACGGCAAGCCGCTGCGGGCCACCTGCTCGCTGTCCATCGAGGAAGCGAGCGTCGACCCGCCCGGCCAGAACCCGACCTCCGGCTCACGCACCGCCCGCAGCACGCACACCGTGGTGGCGGGCGACAGCCTGGCCATGCTGGCCTGGCGCGAATACGGCGACGCGACGGCCTGGCGGGTCATCGCGGAGGCCAACGGCATAGACGACCCGATGGCACTCGTCCCCGGCACCGAGATCGTGGTGCCGGGCACGCGGGACCAGCACGGCGAGGAGGAACAGCGGTGA
- a CDS encoding VgrG-related protein, with amino-acid sequence MSGSESGGRSFAADPIVEAPGELPQIWAAQLVSCVVDENVGLPDTALLTYRDPDHEFLRATGITIGTPLRVSVATVKGQARERLFNGEVTALEIDRDRTGSFTVVRAYSKAHRLQRGRKVVAYRNMTAAAIVRKVAAGAGLSVGKVEAAPVTYKQLSQANVSDWDFLQFLAGESGAQVRVDDKGLLQFTRPVKASGAPAPSTSAVRDPMVLEYGRNLLALRAALSAADGASKVQVRGWDVTTKRPLVAEQPSVVSDTVVPGLGPQTAARFGTASVSVTDTPYRTQAETAAVAKATAAQISAGFGELEAVAEGNPLLRAGKPVALGNVGQAFSGRYTATAVQHVLEPHGGFRTTVWVSASPDRSLTGLVTGANAPGRGPRIPGLAIGVVTDVREPNGSQRGAVRLKFPWLDDTYVSDWVRTVQWGGKGGGGVVSPEVNDEVLVGFEQGLLDSPYVIGGLYNGVDQPSPHDVPLVDKTSGKVNRRSIVSRSGHRVELLDAAAPGPSGLRLVTGDERLEVRMDDRRDRIELTVYAGRGRPLTSVLMDKNGITLDARQGTVKVSGRQVDIDGTAGVSIGGRSVKVSGTADVTVNGGLLAVLKARLIRIN; translated from the coding sequence GTGAGCGGGTCCGAGTCCGGGGGCCGGTCGTTCGCGGCCGACCCCATCGTGGAAGCCCCCGGTGAACTGCCGCAGATCTGGGCGGCGCAGCTGGTCTCCTGCGTCGTCGACGAGAACGTCGGCCTGCCCGACACCGCGCTGCTCACCTACCGCGACCCCGACCACGAGTTCCTGCGCGCCACCGGCATCACCATCGGCACCCCGCTGCGGGTGTCGGTGGCGACCGTGAAGGGGCAGGCACGGGAGCGGCTGTTCAACGGCGAGGTCACGGCCCTGGAGATCGACCGGGACCGCACCGGCTCGTTCACCGTCGTGCGCGCCTACTCCAAGGCGCACCGCCTCCAGCGCGGCCGCAAGGTCGTCGCGTACCGGAACATGACGGCCGCCGCCATCGTCCGCAAGGTGGCGGCCGGAGCCGGCCTGTCCGTCGGGAAGGTCGAAGCCGCACCGGTCACGTACAAGCAGCTGTCCCAGGCGAACGTCTCCGACTGGGACTTCCTGCAGTTCCTCGCCGGCGAGAGCGGCGCACAGGTACGCGTCGACGACAAGGGACTGCTCCAGTTCACCCGGCCCGTGAAGGCGTCCGGGGCGCCCGCCCCGTCGACGTCGGCGGTGCGCGACCCGATGGTCCTGGAGTACGGGCGCAACCTCCTCGCCCTGCGGGCCGCCCTGTCGGCCGCCGACGGCGCCTCGAAGGTGCAGGTGCGCGGCTGGGACGTGACCACGAAGCGGCCGCTCGTCGCCGAGCAGCCGTCCGTGGTCAGCGACACGGTGGTGCCGGGCCTCGGCCCGCAGACCGCCGCGCGCTTCGGGACGGCGTCCGTGTCCGTCACCGACACCCCCTACCGCACGCAGGCCGAGACGGCGGCGGTCGCGAAGGCGACGGCGGCCCAGATCAGCGCCGGCTTCGGCGAACTGGAGGCGGTCGCCGAGGGCAACCCGCTGCTGCGGGCCGGCAAGCCCGTCGCGCTCGGCAACGTCGGGCAGGCGTTCTCCGGCCGGTACACGGCCACGGCCGTCCAGCACGTCCTGGAGCCGCACGGCGGCTTCCGCACGACCGTGTGGGTCAGCGCCAGCCCGGACCGCTCCCTGACCGGCCTGGTGACCGGCGCCAACGCGCCGGGGCGCGGGCCGCGCATCCCCGGGCTGGCGATCGGCGTGGTGACGGACGTGCGCGAGCCGAACGGCTCCCAACGCGGCGCGGTCCGGCTGAAGTTCCCGTGGCTGGACGACACCTACGTCTCCGACTGGGTGCGCACCGTCCAGTGGGGCGGCAAGGGCGGCGGCGGGGTGGTCAGCCCCGAGGTCAACGACGAGGTGCTCGTCGGCTTCGAGCAGGGCCTGCTCGACAGCCCGTACGTCATCGGCGGCCTCTACAACGGCGTCGACCAGCCCTCGCCGCACGACGTGCCGCTGGTCGACAAGACCAGCGGCAAGGTCAACCGCCGCTCGATCGTGTCGCGTTCGGGCCACCGCGTGGAACTGCTGGACGCGGCGGCGCCGGGCCCCTCCGGGCTGCGGCTGGTGACCGGGGACGAGCGGCTAGAAGTACGCATGGACGACCGCCGGGACCGCATCGAGCTCACCGTGTACGCCGGCCGGGGCCGCCCGCTGACCTCCGTCCTCATGGACAAGAACGGCATCACCCTGGACGCCCGGCAGGGCACCGTGAAGGTGTCCGGCCGCCAGGTGGACATCGACGGGACCGCCGGCGTCAGCATCGGCGGCCGGTCGGTGAAGGTGTCCGGAACCGCGGACGTCACGGTCAACGGCGGCCTGCTCGCCGTCCTCAAGGCCCGCCTCATCCGCATCAACTGA
- a CDS encoding PAAR domain-containing protein — MPAAARTGDPTNHGGRLATPPPGAAARVATVLIGGRPAAVVGSLHVCVVPPHAALGPANVIMPNPAALASGTVLIGGLPAARARDQTACGAMVLTGALDVLIGGV, encoded by the coding sequence ATGCCAGCCGCAGCCCGTACCGGCGACCCCACCAACCACGGTGGCCGGCTCGCCACGCCACCGCCCGGCGCCGCCGCGCGGGTGGCCACGGTGCTGATCGGCGGCCGACCCGCCGCCGTCGTGGGCAGCCTGCACGTCTGCGTGGTCCCGCCGCACGCCGCCCTCGGACCGGCCAACGTGATCATGCCGAACCCGGCCGCCCTCGCCTCCGGCACGGTGCTCATCGGCGGGCTGCCCGCCGCCCGCGCCCGCGACCAGACGGCGTGCGGCGCGATGGTCCTCACCGGCGCCCTCGACGTCCTGATCGGAGGCGTGTGA
- a CDS encoding GPW/gp25 family protein has product MSERFIGRGWAFPLRVGPTGGIAMVERERELEEAIRLVLGTAPGERPMRPEFGCGIHEYVFAPGDGDTAGRVAQQVREALERWEPRITVDDVVVAFDAVEAGTLYIDVHYTVRTTNDRRNLVFPFYTIPSEEGAEEMVAD; this is encoded by the coding sequence ATGAGCGAACGGTTCATCGGACGCGGCTGGGCCTTCCCCCTGCGCGTCGGACCGACCGGCGGCATCGCCATGGTCGAACGCGAACGCGAACTGGAGGAGGCCATCCGCCTCGTCCTGGGCACCGCGCCCGGCGAACGGCCCATGCGGCCCGAATTCGGCTGCGGCATCCACGAGTACGTCTTCGCCCCCGGCGACGGCGACACCGCCGGCCGGGTCGCCCAGCAGGTGCGCGAGGCCCTGGAACGCTGGGAGCCCCGGATCACCGTCGACGACGTCGTCGTCGCCTTCGACGCCGTCGAGGCGGGCACCCTCTACATCGATGTGCACTACACGGTGCGCACCACCAACGACCGGCGCAACCTGGTCTTCCCCTTCTACACGATCCCCTCCGAGGAGGGGGCCGAGGAAATGGTCGCGGACTGA
- a CDS encoding putative baseplate assembly protein, with the protein MALPSPNLDDRRFQQLVDEAKRYVQQRAPEWTDHNVSDPGVTLIETFAYLVDQLLYRLNRVPDKNYLAFLDLLGIQLYPPAAAAADVDFWLSAPQPDTVTLPAGTEVTTEVTTAAGDTEEAVVFATTDDLRILPSELTKLVTAPRTGEPADRTGALTEGRDIPCFQATPEPGDALLFGLPTAVPRCVVAVRLDSRVEGVGVDPRQPPLVWEAWDGGRWQRCATDSDSTGGLNRPGEIIVYVPAGHTASVVSGTRAGWLRCRVTEPEPGQPFYSESPTVREAAVFTVGGTMTVEHAERVADVPLGASEGVAGQSFRLGRPPVLLDGEPPVVEVSSPEGWQRWDVVEHFGRSGPDDRHVRVDATTGEFSFPPVLREADGSLRPCGAVPPKGSQIRVARYRTGGGPAGNVSRGAISVLRSSVPYIARVVNREAARGGVAGETIDNAKLRAPEALRMQERAVTAEDYEIIARRAAPSVRRVRCLPATDGGQGAGSVRVLVVPDAVADEGDRLRFEQLIPSDQVLAAITTTLDERRLIGTGLVVQPPVYQGVTVVARLSAPAADADRVRDAALAALFRHLNPLHGGPDGTGWPFGRPVQYGEVFGVLQRAVGDVLVEEIRLFAADPITGRRGAPVDRIDIGAGTLVFSYQHQVVVTEPEPGTGVHG; encoded by the coding sequence ATGGCCCTGCCCTCCCCCAACCTGGACGACCGACGGTTCCAGCAGCTCGTCGACGAGGCGAAGCGGTACGTACAGCAGCGCGCCCCGGAGTGGACCGACCACAACGTCTCCGACCCGGGCGTCACCCTCATCGAGACGTTCGCCTACCTCGTGGACCAGCTGCTGTACCGGCTCAACCGGGTCCCGGACAAGAACTACCTGGCGTTCCTCGACCTGCTGGGCATCCAGCTGTACCCGCCCGCGGCGGCCGCCGCCGACGTCGACTTCTGGCTGTCGGCACCCCAGCCCGACACCGTCACCCTGCCCGCGGGCACCGAGGTGACGACCGAGGTGACCACCGCGGCCGGCGACACCGAGGAGGCCGTGGTCTTCGCCACCACCGACGACCTGCGGATCCTGCCCAGCGAGCTGACGAAACTGGTCACCGCGCCCCGCACCGGCGAGCCCGCCGACCGGACCGGCGCGCTCACCGAGGGCCGCGACATACCGTGCTTCCAGGCGACGCCCGAACCCGGCGACGCCCTGCTCTTCGGCCTGCCGACGGCGGTGCCGCGCTGCGTGGTCGCGGTACGCCTCGACAGCCGCGTCGAAGGCGTCGGCGTCGACCCGCGCCAGCCCCCGCTGGTGTGGGAGGCCTGGGACGGCGGCCGCTGGCAGCGCTGCGCCACCGACTCCGACAGCACCGGCGGCCTCAACCGGCCCGGCGAGATCATCGTCTACGTCCCGGCCGGACACACCGCGTCGGTGGTCAGCGGGACCCGCGCGGGCTGGCTGCGCTGCCGGGTCACCGAGCCCGAGCCCGGCCAGCCGTTCTACTCCGAATCCCCGACCGTGCGCGAGGCCGCCGTCTTCACCGTCGGCGGCACCATGACCGTGGAGCACGCCGAGCGCGTCGCCGACGTACCGCTCGGCGCGTCCGAGGGCGTCGCCGGGCAGAGCTTCCGCCTCGGCCGCCCGCCCGTACTGCTCGACGGGGAGCCCCCGGTGGTGGAGGTGTCCTCTCCCGAGGGCTGGCAGCGCTGGGACGTCGTCGAGCACTTCGGCCGCTCCGGGCCCGACGACCGGCACGTCCGCGTGGACGCCACCACCGGCGAGTTCTCCTTCCCGCCGGTGCTGCGCGAGGCCGACGGCAGCCTGCGCCCCTGCGGCGCCGTACCGCCCAAGGGCTCCCAGATCCGTGTGGCCCGCTACCGCACGGGCGGCGGCCCGGCGGGCAACGTCTCGCGCGGCGCGATCTCCGTACTGCGCAGCTCCGTCCCGTACATAGCCCGGGTCGTCAACCGGGAGGCGGCGCGCGGCGGCGTCGCCGGGGAGACCATCGACAACGCCAAGCTGCGCGCTCCCGAGGCACTGCGCATGCAGGAACGCGCGGTCACCGCCGAGGACTACGAGATCATCGCCCGCCGGGCGGCGCCCTCGGTGCGCCGCGTGCGCTGCCTGCCCGCCACGGACGGCGGGCAGGGCGCGGGCTCCGTACGCGTCCTCGTGGTGCCCGACGCGGTCGCCGACGAGGGCGACCGGCTCCGCTTCGAGCAGCTGATCCCCTCCGACCAGGTCCTCGCCGCGATCACCACGACCCTCGACGAAAGGCGCCTGATCGGCACCGGCCTCGTCGTGCAACCCCCCGTCTACCAGGGCGTCACCGTCGTCGCCCGCCTGTCGGCGCCCGCCGCCGACGCCGACCGGGTGCGCGACGCGGCGCTCGCCGCACTGTTCCGGCACCTCAACCCGCTGCACGGCGGACCCGACGGCACCGGCTGGCCGTTCGGCCGGCCCGTGCAGTACGGCGAGGTGTTCGGCGTACTGCAACGCGCCGTCGGGGACGTGCTGGTGGAGGAGATCAGGCTGTTCGCCGCCGACCCGATCACGGGACGGCGCGGCGCACCCGTCGACCGCATCGACATCGGCGCGGGCACGCTCGTCTTCTCCTACCAGCACCAGGTGGTCGTGACCGAGCCCGAGCCGGGGACGGGGGTGCACGGATGA
- a CDS encoding phage tail protein has protein sequence MNRAAVPGLPSRHPIGEQLPALYADDDFAQRFTAGLDTVLAPMFTTLDNLPAYFDPRLAPADFLSWLASWVGAADDADWPTALRREAVARAVELHRWRGTRRGLVEALRLVLGVSADVSGDGGAVWSRTAGTEPTPVAAGEVLVRVWPREADAPYGVDADRVRALVRTLCPVHTVCRVEILPGPPAPEGS, from the coding sequence ATGAACCGGGCCGCCGTACCCGGCCTCCCCAGCCGGCATCCGATCGGCGAGCAGCTGCCCGCGCTGTACGCCGACGACGACTTCGCCCAGCGGTTCACGGCGGGCCTGGACACGGTCCTGGCCCCGATGTTCACGACCCTCGACAACCTGCCCGCGTACTTCGACCCCCGGCTGGCCCCGGCCGACTTCCTGTCCTGGCTGGCCTCCTGGGTCGGCGCCGCGGACGACGCCGACTGGCCGACCGCACTGCGGCGCGAGGCGGTGGCCCGCGCGGTGGAACTGCACCGGTGGCGGGGCACCCGGCGCGGCCTGGTGGAGGCCCTGCGCCTGGTCCTGGGCGTGTCCGCCGACGTCAGCGGGGACGGCGGGGCCGTCTGGTCCCGCACGGCCGGCACCGAGCCGACCCCCGTGGCGGCCGGCGAGGTCCTCGTACGGGTGTGGCCGCGCGAGGCGGACGCCCCGTACGGGGTGGACGCCGACCGGGTCCGCGCACTCGTCCGCACCCTGTGCCCCGTGCACACGGTCTGCCGGGTGGAGATCCTGCCCGGCCCGCCCGCGCCCGAAGGGAGCTGA
- a CDS encoding zinc ribbon domain-containing protein, protein MPVAPRPVIRPLAVNDDVAGVPCPACGTPNPPDRRFCRRCATPLTPSTAAAPLPWWRTVWPFRRRTRAGSGRMVRFLVVLTVVLALCAAGFLLLPAGRHLVQDTLDKLGKAKAVTPTRVRASAELPGHPVGQSTDGLSNRYWGAPGPGTSATYTFGKPFRLVAVIVTNGASPAPEEYAKQGRALRIDMEVTDRDGATVHKKLVLSDKPGPQTFPTGISDATTIRLTLEEPAGSAPQGPLALAEVEFFQRS, encoded by the coding sequence ATGCCCGTCGCACCGCGTCCCGTCATCCGTCCCCTCGCGGTGAACGACGACGTCGCCGGCGTGCCGTGCCCGGCCTGCGGCACACCCAACCCGCCCGACCGCCGTTTCTGCCGCCGCTGCGCGACACCGCTGACGCCCTCCACCGCCGCCGCCCCCCTCCCCTGGTGGCGCACGGTCTGGCCGTTCCGCCGCCGCACACGCGCCGGCTCCGGCCGGATGGTCCGCTTCCTGGTGGTCCTGACCGTCGTACTGGCCCTGTGCGCGGCCGGCTTCCTGCTCCTGCCGGCCGGACGCCACCTGGTGCAGGACACCCTGGACAAGCTCGGCAAGGCCAAGGCGGTGACCCCGACCCGCGTCCGGGCGAGCGCCGAACTCCCCGGGCACCCGGTGGGCCAGAGCACGGACGGGCTCAGCAACCGCTACTGGGGCGCGCCCGGACCCGGCACCTCGGCGACGTACACCTTCGGCAAGCCGTTCCGCCTGGTCGCCGTGATCGTCACCAACGGTGCCTCGCCGGCACCCGAGGAGTACGCGAAGCAGGGACGGGCGCTGCGGATCGACATGGAGGTCACGGACCGGGACGGCGCCACGGTCCACAAGAAGCTCGTCCTCAGCGACAAGCCCGGACCCCAGACGTTCCCCACGGGCATCAGCGACGCCACGACGATCCGGCTGACCCTCGAAGAACCCGCCGGCTCGGCCCCGCAAGGCCCCCTCGCCCTCGCGGAGGTGGAGTTCTTCCAGCGCAGCTGA